Part of the Ziziphus jujuba cultivar Dongzao chromosome 8, ASM3175591v1 genome is shown below.
tgatgtGAGTTTGAAAAGACATCCCGTCGAGACAAGGGGAGCACCACATAATAGTGAATTGGTTTCCCTTAAACCATAGGAATTCAATTTTTTccaatcatttattatttttattcctttaCTAGCTAtctacctctctctctctctctctctctctctatatatatatatatatatatatacatatctacctatacttcTATTAAACTTCAAATTAAAATTCCTCTATACGTTTAAATAgatcatcattatttttaatgaattacaAACATATACTTAGATATATATGCTACAATCTTTCtttttgtatgaatttaatgttgttcaaaaaattaaaagaaaaaaaaaacagagattttaaaatattttatcggATTATGAGTTTAGCAGGATTATACAACTTTTAAAAGGTAAAACTTTAAAGGAATTTAAGTAGACTTATACATTTTCAAATCTTTAGCTTTGGAACTCTTATAATATAGTTCTTTATCAGAATGCACATGGTCACAATCTGAGAATTCCTAACATATGCTATGTATCAATTAGTAgactaattataatttattccaAATGGGCATTTTTAGCCTAGAAAATAAGTTATTCAAGTTATAAACCATTTGCCCcatttaatttacttttaagttctaaaatttctattactaactaaatattaaatataggaGGGAAAActgattttcaaaaaattgaattttgaaattcatttttttaaaaaaagttgacACTTTCCGAATGGACTGTCagtaatatacaaaaatatcccCTTTAGCAATTGGAAACTAGGTACTAATGCGTCTCAAGGGAAAAAGTGAAAGAAGACATTCCGAGTACAACTAAATTGTGCAGAAATTTTTTTAGCATGATTTGAAAGAATTTGGCCGGTGGTCCTGTCGAGTCACAACAGGAAAAAGGTATTCTAGCTGGGTATTTCCGTGGAAGATTTAATTCTACGTgcaagctttctctctctttcataTTGATGACCATCATTTTCATGTGAAGTGCTGGCGTTAAGGCCAAAACCACCATGACCATATAGCTAAGCCGAGGCATATCACACACACCACTCAGCGCACCacccaaacacacacacacacacacacacaactcCATCCAATCACACTGCAATTTAGTTGACGTGTCTCCTTGATTCGGTGCACATGGGGTATCCATGTTTGCCTCGTATTTGAATTGAAAACTCAAATGGTAAAAGTTGGACctccttttcttattttcttttatatatatcacTACTAGGTTATGCTCCTCCGTCATTTCtcattttgattatttatatatatatttttcccctCATCTCCTTGATCTTTTTCCAATTGTATATCTTGATCCTGTCATTTCTGTAATAAAGTAAGAAACCGGTATATCTTATTCCATGTTACAAATTTTTGCAAGTAGGGTCTACAAATCTCATCAATAGTattattgaattaattaattaagattttttttttcctttgacttcTTTTCACAAACCTATATTTTTGCTTTTGGGCCCCTCCTCTGACTTTAAGTGGGAAAATGATTTCGGAACCGAAATCATAAACTGAAAAGTTATACGGATAAGTTATGGTGgccatttttaaattaaaaaaaaaaaaagtatagtgGCCATATTTTGTGTATGAAAGTTGGTCACGTTTTTACATATTCCTTATTTGTAATTAATGAAGCAGGCCATATGCCCATATAGGGTACTTTTGAACAGACAACAGGATCTAATAGAGTGATGCTTGTTTTCTGTAAGAGAAAAtggcagaaaataaaaaatgtagatACAAACGGATGATGATACATCTTTATTCTTATATGGTACAACCAGAGTATTTCTATTTGAAAAGAATTAATTCTATAATAGAAGTATTCGATCTCTCAAGTCTCAACAAGTTTTGTCGGAGAAAAGGATATACATATTCTCGTGAGGATTACCTTTATAAAATATTAGTACCACTGCCTTACGAATTGGTACTTTGTAGAATGTGATTCATACTCAAGGGCTTCTCACCGAAACCTGTATATATGGTCCTTTACGCAGTGTCAATTGCAAAGGCCTCCCAATAGGAGTAACaacaataaaagagaaaataatttaaaaaagaaaaagaaaaaaggaacacACTAAATTGCTTCAATAACTATATGACATTGAATCATATGTATTGATAATTAGAGAAGAATTTTATGAGAAACATTTGTGTATACAATTAATTGCTGATTTGTTGTATTAATGATATAATTTCAtctaacaaaacaataattctTGCATTTCAAGATTAATCACTCAGTTCATCAGAAACTAAAAACTTtatcaaaacaaataatattgtCTAGGAAGTGGAAACATGTTTTAGAAACAACAAATGGACAACActaaataaagaatttttttttttttttggagcatGAATGTTCTATGAACATTCCAATGATGTTCCTGTTCCTGCTTAGAATATTGTGGAAGTAATAAATTTGCAACTGTATTctgataataaaagaaaataacagtTCATCCCTACCAATCGGGACTGTCTCTTTTCTTATCGTGTGGTCACTTCTCTGCTATTGACATCGTTGAGGCATTGCGTCTCTATCTCTCTCGCTCCTTCGTCAGTTGCCTTGTCATGCAAGTATTTGCCCTTCAATTTTTTACAAACACACTCCAAAGTCTACtctttttcattaaaatccatGTCTTCCTAATTGTCTCACTTCCTTGTTTACTTGAGACAaaaggtaattattattatttttcttatgtacaacaaaatcaattaaagTGTTGAATTAattgtattatataatatatatacatatatatggaatGTAAATGGAttgaaattctaaatttttataataaagcaaataataaCTTTATCATTGATGAGGTTGTCTCATATGGACATTATAATCTCTTAAAATGGACATTATAATTTAGATGAGAATTACAAAATCTCTATTATCTAGGTGTAAGGAAATCATaaggataataaaaaaaggTGAAGTAAATAATGTTGTCTCACAGTACCCTCAAATGAGGCCATAGCAACTATGAATAATTGTGATATTTGGTACTTCAGATAAGGTGCTTAATTGAAACTATAcctaataaattaatagttgttattattttttgtcctGTAAAAGTGATGAATGACATAACAACAGCAAAccgaaacagaaaaaaaataataataaaaagtacaaGCTGATTGAGAATCATGCAACTgtgtataagtaaaataactgTACAAGAAACAAGCTTTTAAAGAAAACTTATATGCACAAAAAAGGAGAACCAAGGTTGGGAATCAATGTCAATGGTTTTCTGAAAAAGAAAGATGATATACTGTCTGACAACAACCTTGCTACTTACAAGAATGATtaacacaattttttatttttttttcaaaaagctaTAAAGAAAAGGAGGCCATTTTGCAAATAATATTGTTATACATTTTCGAAGTCGGCAACTTTTACCTCTTTTACTTCAACTgtatactaattaattaaaaacttatAATAATTCCAATAATTTGAATACCGGTATACCAAGTAATGTCTAACTTTTctatttgtttgtatttgatttcTGCAAAATTTGTGTCACATCTCTCAATAAAAcgcctatttattattttttgttgttgcatatataggagaatatttttttttttttaaactagtaaaagaaaaaggaggctattttgcatataatattattacacaTTTACAAAGTCAGCAGCTCTTACGCTTTTACTTCTACTgtatactaattaattaaaacttacAGTAATTCCAATAATTTGAATACCGATATACCAAGtaatttctgatttttctatttctttgtaATTGGTTTCTGCCAAACTTGTGTCGTGTCTCTCATTAAAACactatatgtattttttgttcttggatatatatataaacaatttttttaccaCACCTACAAGTGAAACTGCAATTTGAGTTGCTTCACCATTTGTGTTGGCTGTCATTTGTTAAGGTAGTTGGGTCCATCGATGTGAAATTCTTCATCAGGcccattatattttttattagagccCAAAACGTTGTTGCCCTTAGCGTTTAGAGGGTGTTCAATAGGCCCAACAAGGAAGCAATTAGATGGGACGAAAGGGCTAATGAACCGAACGACATGAGTTTGGCAGTCGTAAGAGTAAAGCATCGATCAATGAGGACGGGTTTTAGCATATAATTACGGAAACCGGAAAGAAGTACCGGAAAGGGTTTGAGCCGACGACGGCGAGCCGAAAAGATTGAGTATTTGAGTCGCAGCCGATCAGCTGTAGACTTTGTCAACGGCTAATATGTAACCCCTTAGGGCGCACCACGTTATAGAAGACGACGATAATGGTGACTCCGTACGGAATCAAGTTCGCGGTCCACATAGTTACTTCACATTTCGGCAACCTAGTCGCTGTAAATTTAACACACACTCTcttgctttctctctcttttactGTTATGATATTATATAGTTTGGAAATTATTGTGTTGAATGGTGTTTGGTTGTTCAGAAAGTGTGTGAAAATCTTCTAAAAAGAGGACCCCTAACACTCCAACAACTAGTTCGTTTCACGGAGCTCACTTCTGTGCAAGTTAAGAACTCCCTCCTCATCCTTATCCAGCACAATTGCGTTCAAGCTTTCTCTGCTGAGCAACCCGGTATTTTTTTCCCAATCTttccctttatatatatatatatatataattatataatttgggtACGAAATCGATTGCctagttatattattattattattattattttttttttttgtttaatcagTTGTTCAAGCgctccaattttttatttatatatatataaattgtatcTTAGCAATTGAAATGAGCATGAATTGACCTCCTAATAATATTCTGAATGATTTTGTATATAAAGATGATATTGTAAACGGGCAAATACAGACCCAATACTTGGCATTGTTCGATAACATACTCCATCGCTTGAGGTTTCCCAAATTCTTGGAGATGGTATCCCAGGAGCTGGATAAAGATGTTAGTACTTTCACTTTcagttcttccttttttttttttcaaaactaagTTTGATGATTCACGGATGGATTTTGCGGAGTTTGTGTTGATTCATTGGTTTTGCAGTGCGAACAACTTCTTGAGGGTTTGCTTCAGCATGGTAGGCTTACTCAGGAACAAATGTATGAAAGAGCCAAGTCATTTAAAAGTGGAGGTAAGTCTTTTTTGTGCCTTAATGTCTCATTTGTGTGATCAATTTCGCATAGTATTTTGAGTTTTATGATTTAGAGAGCCTCTATGCAGTTCAGAATGATGCGCGGGAAAGTTTTCAGAAACTTGTGACTGCACGGTTTATTGAACAATGCCCAGCCCCTGAACCATTTGTTGCCGAACCATCTCCAGATGAAACACCTGCAAAGAAGCGAGGTGCTAAATCTGCTAAGGTAAATTGCTTTTCTGTTAAAGTTGCGAGGTAATGGTACGTGTTTTGAAACCACTATATTCTGAAATTCCTTTGAATAAGGGAGGTGCCAAGTCTGATACAGTATTTTGCTTCTGTGTTAAAGTTGTGAGGTAATTTTACATTTGTTGAAAGTGCACAATAATATTCTAAAGTGTGAATGAACTTgtgctattttaaatttattattgttagtgtaaatttatttacttattatctttggtttaataattataggTGGTTGAAGTACGAAAGACATTAGAGCAATGTGTCTTAGAAGCAGCAGCGCCtatggaagctttgaggttttCAATTATGACAAATCTTGAGGCTGAAAATGACACTGAAATGAGCAAGGATAGTTCTCCAATCATGCATGCTGGAGAGAAGGTCAGTGTATGGTTTATCTTTAAAATAGTGGGTTGATTCAGTGCTTATATAAAGTTTCTGCTTTGTAGCGCAAAAGTGATACGTTGGAGTTGGATGGGGAATTTGCGTCTGACAACAAGGAAGTAACTCTTTGGCGTGCGAATTTTGAGGAATTCATTCGTTGCCTGAGGCATAAGGTTGAATATACCATGTCATTTTCTGTTTGATTTATCTTCTCACATTCAAAAAAGTTGGGAACATGTAGAATATTGTAAATGTTCTATTTGTGGTACTGTGGAGGCTTGTATGCTCTGCTAATGACCTGATGGAGATAAATTAAGATTTTGACCATAAATGAAGTTTTAATGAAGTTTCTACTTTCACTTTGTGCAACATAGTTGCTAGGTTGAcatttaaatcattattttcttttcttctttatatCTTTGAGTTCTTTCTTGGCTTAGATAATGGGATCTCATGTTATTCAATTTACCTGGAGGATGTGTATGCTGTATATGTGAGGGATTCTCTTGTTTCATTCCCTTGTTTTGTAATTTACTTCTGCATGCTCtgaatttctatataaaattatgtGCTGCTCATATCCTACCATCTTCTCTAGGCTTGTGTGGAAAATGTGAGAGCACGACTGGATGATGGAGCTGCAATTGTCTTAAGGGCATTGTTAAAAGCAACTAGAGCTGCAGAGAATAAAGTGAAAATGGAAAATTCAGGTAAaccaatatttaattagttgtaGGTCCATTTATATGAGCCAAGATCATATAGCCACAAGATGTGGCAGCATTTTACCATTATATGCTTATACGAAGCaaatttctccttttctttctttttcctcatgcatgaaaacaaaaaacactacTTCTGGATGTGTCATTTACCGTTTCTCTTTTCGACCAATATTTTCCAGTGCTACCTTCTTAGCTACTTATTTCATTCATATTACAGCTTCCCTGTCACTTAATTCCATTTTTGAGGAGGTGATGAAGAGTGAAGCCGGTCGGAGCATGACGTTGGATCGTGTTAGAGCTTCCCTTGTCCAATTGGGTTGTCCATCCTCCATGGCGATAGATGAGTTATATAGTGTTGGTACagtttacatatttatatatatatatatgtatatatatatttaaattccagtTTATATTTGTGCAGCAGTAAAACTTTTGTTTTGAGTTTCTTCTATGTTGTTTTGGATTACTTTTcctgctcctttttttttttttttttaatttttgggcgCCTTTGGAGTTCTTACTGAAACATTCACATTTCCCATACAGATTTGAAGAACAATATCGAACTTGCCCGGAATGATGAGGTGTCTCATTTGTGTTCCTtgtaatgttttatttatttatttattttaattcattCACTGTATAGATGTCTTATATAGTTCCAATGTTGCAGGTGGAATCAATTGTGTTGAAAAGACATGGGAAGGATGCTTACAGAATGTTTAGGCTACTGTCAAAGGCTGGCCGCCTACTTGAGACTGATAAAGTATTGAACTGTCTGCTCTGGATTCTATTGCTGGAAACATAGAATCAGTTTCTTAgatatcatttaaaattaaacttaaagcactattttcaaatttgagtgtttttttttttttttttttttttttttttttcttttggcattTTACATTTTGCATTttgcccttttatttttttacttctttttttaatagctAAAGAAGGTTTTATGCATTTTGCTCTTgcatttattttgcttttttgccTGTTCCAGATTTCAGATATGACATTGGTTGAAAAGAAGGATACTCCCAAGATTCTATACAAGCTATGGCAGGATGACTACTTGTATATGGAGGTAGACTCCTTCAATCTTCTCATATGATATGGTAAACAATTGCATACACGCATGGTCTAAAACTCTAAATGTATTAATAAGCATTTCGTCTGTTACATTTAAAGTAAATTCTGCACTGGTGCCAGAAAAGACTACGTTGCTAAAATTTTACGTTGGATATTCCACTTGGGTTAGTACACTGGAAC
Proteins encoded:
- the LOC107414510 gene encoding uncharacterized protein LOC107414510 isoform X2; amino-acid sequence: MVTPYGIKFAVHIVTSHFGNLVAKVCENLLKRGPLTLQQLVRFTELTSVQVKNSLLILIQHNCVQAFSAEQPDDIVNGQIQTQYLALFDNILHRLRFPKFLEMVSQELDKDCEQLLEGLLQHGRLTQEQMYERAKSFKSGVQNDARESFQKLVTARFIEQCPAPEPFVAEPSPDETPAKKRGAKSAKVVEVRKTLEQCVLEAAAPMEALRFSIMTNLEAENDTEMSKDSSPIMHAGEKRKSDTLELDGEFASDNKEVTLWRANFEEFIRCLRHKACVENVRARLDDGAAIVLRALLKATRAAENKVKMENSASLSLNSIFEEVMKSEAGRSMTLDRVRASLVQLGCPSSMAIDELYSVDLKNNIELARNDEVESIVLKRHGKDAYRMFRLLSKAGRLLETDKISDMTLVEKKDTPKILYKLWQDDYLYMEVDSFNLLI
- the LOC107414510 gene encoding uncharacterized protein LOC107414510 isoform X1, with the protein product MVTPYGIKFAVHIVTSHFGNLVAKVCENLLKRGPLTLQQLVRFTELTSVQVKNSLLILIQHNCVQAFSAEQPDDIVNGQIQTQYLALFDNILHRLRFPKFLEMVSQELDKDCEQLLEGLLQHGRLTQEQMYERAKSFKSGVQNDARESFQKLVTARFIEQCPAPEPFVAEPSPDETPAKKRGAKSAKVVEVRKTLEQCVLEAAAPMEALRFSIMTNLEAENDTEMSKDSSPIMHAGEKRKSDTLELDGEFASDNKEVTLWRANFEEFIRCLRHKACVENVRARLDDGAAIVLRALLKATRAAENKVKMENSASLSLNSIFEEVMKSEAGRSMTLDRVRASLVQLGCPSSMAIDELYSVDLKNNIELARNDEVESIVLKRHGKDAYRMFRLLSKAGRLLETDKISDMTLVEKKDTPKILYKLWQDDYLYMEKVTVTVPRQLNFLLWKVNKTILYERVLDEMYHAALNLSLRTAYEMDQQKEVLAVPLAKRTGPLEKQCERIKKVKIYLESSLMKLDDAIMLFHDF